The sequence TTCTGAGAAAGTAAACTAAATTGAATCACTATCCTAATTAGACTTTTATCTTCCATTACAATACACAACTCATAATCTTTCCGGTCTGAACAACAGGTCGATGTTTTTTCATATGGGATCTCACTGTGGGAGATTCTAACTGGAGAGGAACCCTATGCAGACATGCATTGTGGAGCAATCATTGGTAAGTCAAAAAACTATCTTTCAGTTTCACTTACCTCAAAACAGTAACCACTCTTTTGCTAATCTACTTCCACTTTTTTAACACTAAGGCGGGATCGTAAAGAACACACTTCGACCTCCCATACCAAAAACCTGTTCTCCGGATTGGAGAAACCTGATGGAACAATGCTGGTCCGTAGACCCGGACTCCCGTCCTCCATTCACCGAGATAACATCCCGACTTCGGACCATGTCAATGGATCTCGtcacaaaaagcaaaagaagagaaaataaaccCTGACTTCATCAAACATCAGAAACCAAGAAACGATGGACACTTTCACATATGGTTTCTATCGAAAAAACCTGCATATTTTATTCTCATTCTTCAACtgtgtacaaaaaaaaaacatatatgtaaatcTCAATGTAAATATTACTGCCAACATAAAAaggatgagaagaaagaaacagattttGCATTGTAATGTAGTTTCTTCTTTTACACATCCTTGTACAAGAGTTGATACTTTGGTATTCTCTCTGGCGGTACAGGACATTGAACAATCATCTTCCCCTTCATTGCTCCTCTGTATATTGCCTATACACAAACAGAGGATTTGAATTAGTAACAattctataaacttttttttacgaATTAGATGAAATTGAATTGGTTCTGGTTACCTCAACAACATCAATAAAGTCTTGTTTTATGTGAAACGCACCAACCCATTTCGTATGATCCGCAGTTCTGCAATATATAAACCGAAACCAAAATTAACTCTAAACCATCAAAACCAAACCTAAACCGGGATTAATCAGCTTCTAAAATTACCCAGAATCCAATTTCAAGTGATgagcattgaagaagaagaccgtCGAAGGGAACCAAGTGATGTCAAAGTACTTGACGTACACTTGAACATCCTCTGAATCAACATCAACCAAAGCTACTTTAGCAAATTTCGAAACATCTGTCACTGATTTCGCAagctgaaagagaaaaaaaaattaaaaaaattagtcgAAATTAGAgagcatttaatattttgattcaGAGAGAAGAGCGAGTTTCAATTACAATATCATCATGCTGGAGACAAACGGTGTCGGTGCAGCGACCGAATCGTAGGACAAGAACCTCATCAATGGTGTCTCTGATGATCCGATCGATCTCTTCCTTCTTCGTTAACGTCTTCAGAAGCAAActactcatctctctctctctctcaaagagGCGCGAATTGTACGACGTCGTTTCGTAAATAAGACTATGCAAATTTATTTAGCCAAAAGCCCAAAAACCTCGTCCAAATACATATTTCGTAATTAGTACTTAAAGCcggttgacaaaataaaataaaatttgaaggttgattttaaaattttaacattgaaagaaaatatataaaatcaaaatccttGTAACAAAAacctacaaatatatataaatttttttcgAAAACACTAATATACGTCATCATAATTTAATAGAGAATAAAATGCAGTTCCGGATCGAATGTCATAATACTTATACATATACTCTCCTCTATTCCAAATTGTAAAAATTTTTAGCCTTTTtgaatttataagatattttcaaatacctatacataatttatgtttatttcctATATTATAACCATTggtattttgaagtttttttgtctaattggttaaaatcttttaaataaatattaaataatattatgttatgtaaaaataagaatacattTATAGTTCTTTAAACTTTGTGCTTTTGTGGCACTTCCACCATATTCCTTTTCTGGTGCCGGCGGTGTTTTAGCTCGCTGGCGTCGGGAGATCCTCCAACCTTCTCACACCTGCTCTTGttctttcttatataattttctttgcaTGTCTTTTTTCTCCACTTTTTTAAGCTTTTATCAAGTCTATATAACCCTCTTGAAAACCCAAAAACTGGATCGTTTAGCATTCACTGGGTGGAGATGGTTTCCGGCAAACCTCATCATCCTTCATATGTATCCAGATTCCATGGCAGCAGATCGAAAATCCACGGTTGCATACAAACCTCGATGCAGATCTCCATGCTCCCCTGAGAACTCTTTCTTCCCGGTTTCGTTGTAGGCAGGAGAGATCCCTCATGGACCTTCAGTTGTGCCTTGCCGAGAAGAGACGCCGAGGGCGCACGGCAACTTCAGGGTCAAGGTTTTCCTTTCAAGCTGGATATTTGCTTCAACCAAACAACACCGTTGGAGCTTGGCAAACCCGCTGCATCCGGAGACACACCACTCATCGCAAATCCTATCGATCTCTCCGACCAGCCGCCGCTGCGCTCTAACCAGGTTTTGGTCAACGAAAGAAACCCTAGGGTTTCTCTTGATGGACCCAAAATTTGTCATCGGCCCATTAAAATTGTCCAAGCGTCAGCCCATTAAACCTAGGTCCAAAATTTCTGAACTTTTCCTAAACCCATTATCAAAAATGCTTAATATTATGTTTGTAAAGGCATGAGATAcctttctcaacttttatcgaCATCCATGGTTTGGGTCTTGGATTATCAATGGAAAAACCTGGGTAAAAGCAATTCCTCGACGAATTTTGCACATCTCAGCTCAAGGCTTTTGGGAATCTCGCTACTAGCTT comes from Camelina sativa cultivar DH55 chromosome 19, Cs, whole genome shotgun sequence and encodes:
- the LOC104766400 gene encoding thioredoxin-like protein 4B; this translates as MSSLLLKTLTKKEEIDRIIRDTIDEVLVLRFGRCTDTVCLQHDDILAKSVTDVSKFAKVALVDVDSEDVQVYVKYFDITWFPSTVFFFNAHHLKLDSGTADHTKWVGAFHIKQDFIDVVEAIYRGAMKGKMIVQCPVPPERIPKYQLLYKDV